A window of Coregonus clupeaformis isolate EN_2021a unplaced genomic scaffold, ASM2061545v1 scaf0176, whole genome shotgun sequence contains these coding sequences:
- the LOC121574629 gene encoding graves disease carrier protein — translation MATEAAVSTPGRPAIPNHTQGDYHFVRSFVAGGIAGCCAKSTIAPLDRVKILLQAHSPHYKDLGVVATLRAVPKKEGYLGLYKGNGAMMVRIFPYGAIQFMAFDKYKKILSKQLGISGHIHRLMAGSMAGMTAVICTYPLDVIRARLAYQVKGHHRYTGIGNAFQTIYLKEGGIPGFYKGLIPTLIGMAPYAGFSFFTFGTLKSLGLAHFPELLGRPSSDNPEVMVLKTHVNLLCGGVAGAIAQTISYPLDVARRRMQLGVVLPDSDKCLTLTKTLKYVYSQYGVKKGLYRGLSLNYIRCVPSQAVAFTTYEFMKQTLHLN, via the exons ATGGCAACGGAGGCTGCAGTCTCCACCCCTGGTCGTCCTGCGATCCCCAACCACACTCAGGGGGATTATCACTTTGTCCGCTCCTTCGTAGCTGGAG GTATAGCTGGATGCTGTGCCAAGTCCACCATCGCTCCTCTGGACAGAGTGAAGATCTTATTGCAAGCCCACAGCCCCCACTACAAAGACCTGG gaGTGGTAGCCACTCTCCGTGCTGTGCCAAAGAAGGAGGGTTACCTTGGGCTGTATAAAGGCAATGGGGCTATGATGGTCAGGATATTCCCCTATGGAGCCATCCAGTTCATGGCCTTTGACAAATACAAGAAGATACTCAGTAAACAGCTGGGCATCTCTGGACACATCCACAGGCTCATGGCAGGTTCTATGGCAG GGATGACAGCTGTGATATGTACGTACCCTCTGGATGTGATCAGAGCCCGTCTGGCATACCAGGTGAAAGGACACCATCGCTACACAGGCATCGGAAATGCCTTCCAGACTATATACCTAAAG GAAGGAGGCATCCCTGGCTTCTACAAGGGTCTGATCCCAACCCTTATAGGCATGGCTCCATACGCAG GGTTCTCATTCTTTACCTTCGGCACGTTGAAGAGTCTGGGTCTGGCCCACTTCCCAGAGCTACTGGGGCGACCGTCCTCAGATAACCCAGAGGTGATGGTGCTGAAGACCCACGTCAACCTCCTCTGTGGAGGGGTAGCTGGAGCTATCGCACAGACCATTTC cTATCCTTTGGATGTTGCCAGGAGAAGGATGCAGTTAGGAGTGGTGCTTCCTGACTCTGACAAATGTCT TACCCTGACCAAGACTCTGAAGTATGTGTACAGTCAGTATGGGGTGAAGAAGGGTCTGTACAGAGGCCTGTCTCTCAACTACATCCGCTGTGTGCCCTCTCAGGCTGTGGCCTTCACCACCTATGAGTTCATGAAGCAAACCCTCCACCTCAACTAG